TCTCAAAATCATCTTGTTACATTAGAAGATGGGATGGGTTTTGATGTGAAAGCGGCGGCCTATACAACTGAACTTTTGGTCGAATGTATATGGTGTGCATAATGGGTTGTGGTTGGATATGGCAAGTTGTGTATGTGCACACGCATGTTAGGTCATGGAGTAGAGAATTTTAGCATAAAGTTCTTGTTGGTGCAGCATATAAGTCCAGGTGATGGATCCCTCAAATCAGGGACGGATCTTTGAAGAGGGTAACCTGGCTATAGCTCAGGTGACTTGTATGTTTTTAAGCCTAAACTAAAACATGGCGCCCAAGTATAGCCTTTCCACACTTTACGCATCCCcttcttccttttatttttttgagagAATAACCCTTTCCTGTacgtagaaaaaaaaaaaaaaaaaaaaagcagaagTAGAATTAGGAGTATATATTCTATTAGGACTACGTCAACTAAAAGTAAAGGAATATCCATCTTGTTTTCAAATATAACGTCGATTTAATGGtagtcttttttgttttactagtttttatttatatgtactCTTTACTAGGGTATTTTGTTTtatcaatgaaatttatttgtacCGTCGAGCTTTGTATCTTCTTAAAATGTTTGTATGGTAAATTTAGCCCACTCCGTTTTCAAATCATTAATCTGTGCTTGCCTAAAATAAGTTTATTCCGTTGAGATATATATACCTCTGAAAATGACTTGGTGCATGTTGATATCTTGAGGAACAGCCTTTTGATGGCCGCCCTCCCAATTATGATTAATTGGTTGAGCTGCTAGCTGTTTGTGAACATGGCAGTATGGGATATATATATCGATCATTGTGTTGTCTATATCAACACCATATCATAAATCAAGTTGCGCCTAACAGGCCTTTTCCATCATGATTTCAAAATAATGATGCAAATAGATATATTACCAACGTCAGTGTAGACTGGGAAATTGGATAAAGATGATGAGATGCATGCATGCTTAGCTCCTATAACTGTTTGTGTTTGAGTGTAGACAACATATTATAGATACATCTAATCATGGAAGCATTTTTTCTGATACGATAATCATGGAAGCATTGGCTGCCCATGactaccttttttttataatttttttttcttacacTAGCGATACTGAGGGAGGTGAATTTGAACATAGAACCTCGGATCGGATGCATGGATAACTGCtattaaccacttgagctacacGCTCCTAGCGACCACCTTTTCAAAATGAACAACAATGCCATGCCATtccaatttataaaataataaaaaataaaaaatttcttatataaatttatctatatgaaatttgaaaattaaattcttttGACTTGTAGCTCGTTTGCggtagctagctagctagctctTGTTGTTGTCATAATCTGGGCAGGAAGTGCATGCGCACGAGTGTGGAGTTATGGCCTTTCATTGTTATAATCTGTAAGGGAACATCAACTTTTTCTGTATCACATCCCTCAATAATACGAAAAACTCTGTCAGCCTAGCCAAAAATAAGCAGAGAAGAATTGCACAGCCTGTATAAGCAATGCTCAAATTGGTATTACATTGAATTGTATCCAAGGAGCACCTACTATTCCCCAACTCcaatattctctctctcatttattctttttatgaGGAAACTTTCTGTGTCATTGTTATAATAATACAATGTAATTAGCATATATGACTTTCTGATTATTCCCTTCATTCTAGTATTAAATTGCTAATTGGGTATTTCTCCTTGAGTATGGGAATTTTTCTGTTCAATACTGAACAGAATTACTGCCAGCACTTGAACAGttctatataaattatataaaaaatttgctCTTATGCAGACATAAGTATCGGGATTTAGTTCAAATGTGGCTGCTGGTTGCACTGATACCGACCTATTATTTTGTATAGGTTTCCGGGAGCAAGCTGCTTTTCGACATGGTTGATTACTTTAGGGTGTAAAACTTTCTTACGCTCAAAATTAGAGACTCAAAACCTAAAATCTAAGCACAAATTACATTGCCGGACGACTGATCTGTGGTGCCGGTCGATTCAGGGTTTGCATCAAAATGGAACATTTAGTATGGTTAAGAGAAGGCCCTAATATAAGAGTGTGTCTATATATTAATATGCATTACATTATATGTTACATATAATTACATGTATATCATTagcaaaaaaaaggaacacaTATAGAGTTGATATAAGCACAAACATTTATGTAGATGGATCGAGATAACAAGTGAAAAAGTGAAATTTAATTTACTGATATGCATTAATTGTTCATCTGTACAATATTGCTCCCTCCTTTTTAACTTCATCTCTACTTACAATAATATCTTAGTAGCTAGCTATAGTACTCTCTTgcaaaaaggaacaaaaaaaaaaagaagatcgATCGAGTAATTAATTTACTACCCAttgattatatttttatttaccaTTTATTAACTCAGTGGTGGTAGCAAGACACCGCATTACATCAACCTGAGCTCGCAGAGACACAATATAATCTAGGGTTTCCGCAATCAAACACATCTCATCCTCCATGAATTCTCCTCCAGGAACAAGACTCTTGAGCACTTGTGTTTTCTTCCAAACCAGTCTCTTCGCAATCGAATGGGTTTTCGCCACGTCGCGCTTCCTCATCAGCACTCTACGGCTTCTGCTACTGCATACCCTCCGGCTCTTTTTCAAGATCTTCTTGTGCATCACCATCGACACTGATCTTGAGGGTTTGTGAGGACCTAGTATACGCTCAACGACGACTCTGTTGCTTTGCGTGGCGTTGGCTACAACGGCGCGGCTCCAACAAGTTGTGC
The window above is part of the Prunus dulcis chromosome 1, ALMONDv2, whole genome shotgun sequence genome. Proteins encoded here:
- the LOC117614490 gene encoding transcription factor IBH1-like 1, producing the protein MRNSTSLKQEFLKKWIKGLQVCNSSSEKKMTILERKKAIKMSADIAMASTRNGTTCWSRAVVANATQSNRVVVERILGPHKPSRSVSMVMHKKILKKSRRVCSSRSRRVLMRKRDVAKTHSIAKRLVWKKTQVLKSLVPGGEFMEDEMCLIAETLDYIVSLRAQVDVMRCLATTTELINGK